The DNA sequence CACATAAATGGCCGAACAATTAATAAAGCCTAAGCTTTGCATCTGCATATGTAATTCCATAAAAATGCAAACTATGTTTGGTTGTGATTTTCACCGTACTGTACCTAACCTCTCGATTCTTCACATCAAAGGATCAAATCATCAATGTATGGTCGAATCATCAATGATCAATGCATTTGCATAATTCCATAAAATTGCAAACTATGTTTGGTTGTCATTTTCACCGTCAAGCCTATACCTAATCTCTctattcttcacatcaaacgaTCAAATCATCAACGTACCGCACGAAAGAGTACATCAATGCGTGATTGAGAGAGCTAACGTGTTGTTACTCTatactcaattttttttttgctaattcCTTTTTTAAGGATCGGGCAACCATCCAACTCTATAACTATCTccattttagggatagtgaggaaagagaaaacaaaatttcttaaatttacagtaatctctaaaattttaagaaagaATTATGAAGATTTTAGAAATTACTGTAAAATAGGAAATCTGTTAGAATTTGAGAAGAAAAAGTATGGAAAATTTTGACTCATGCTTCTCTATAATGCAAAAATTATAAAGAAGctattggagttgctctaaatcCCATAATACTTGATATCTATACAGTGGGCTCACCAAAATAAGGGTGTGAGCATGACGTATTTGGCCAActaattctttaaaaaattaactaaaaaaggGTAGCGCGAGCATGCAACTAccttaaaattttgattaacaaaaaaatgTTGATTAATACACAAAATTAATTCTAATTTTGTCCATCAAGATactttaaaaaaagaagaaaaaaaatactctcTCTGAAACGTCATTGTAAACATGAAAATCCTACAACGAATGAAAGAAGAACACatgtacaaaataatatattttttttattaatgaatttgaggGTTACAATCTCTTAGATGCTCTTTCACAAGAATCTCCTCTAATTCGATCTCCGACGTTGATTTGATCCAAGGGTGGcgagcacttgatcttgaatcgAACGGTTGTAGTGTAAACTTCTTGTTATGTTGACGATTTGAGGAAGACAATTGACCAAGGGCTATAGAGGCTTGATCTTGATCGGATTTAGGCCACGAGTGGTGTCACGTGGTGAGCATTCTTCGGCTTTGGTAGGGGATGAACCAGCACATGTGTTTGGTGCTTATTGATTCTccacgagcttgatgaagaacacTTTGTTGACGACTTGTAGGAGGCGGTTGATCAAGGGATGTAGAGGCTTGCTTTGATCGGATTTGAACCATGAGCGATGTCACGTGATGAGTGTTCTTTAGTTTTGATGGTGGATGAATCGGACACGTGTGCTTAatgcttgttgattctccacgagTTTGATGAAGAACTTGGCAGAAGCTTTGCTTTGTTGACAATTTGAAAATGATGGATGATCAAAGGCTGAAGAGGTTTGATCTTGATCAGATTTGAACCACGAGTGGTGTCACGTGGCGAGTATGGCTTTGATGGCAGATGAATCGGCACATGTAGTtgcttggtgcttgttgattctccacgagTTTGACGACTTCTGAGCTTGTAGGTGATTTTCCTTGTTTGTCTGAAGTCAGTGAGGTGAAGAGACTgactatttggcagcttgatgatTCTTCACGACCTTGGGAGACTTCTGAGCTTTTGAGAGGTTTCTTCCGTCTGTCTGTCGTTTGTTGTCGTCCTctcttctcttgatttgagaagggGTATTTATAATGTCGACGTCTCCCTAAATTTGGAATGCATTGATGACATAACATTAATCatatttcgtaaatatgtaattaaatcaatcagttttaattCGTTGATTTAATTACCTTTTATTTAAGAAATATGCTAATCAAATATGATttgatttaatacttgatttctatcagaattaaacaatttaatttgattgatatttgattttgatacttgatttcaatcagaattacACAATTTAATCTGATTGATATTTGTATTTGATGCTTGATTTTTATCGAGATCAATTAGTTTAATACGATTAATCCGTTTTAAATGTTTAACTCGAGCAACAATCAATCAGCGATAAATTGATACTTCCACAATTAATGCTTCCGGGTTATTCAATCGATGGATCACTTGTgttttgacatgtgtcatcctcAAAGCTCACATAATTTTGGTGACATACGAGTCACGTATACCTTTTGTAGGACCCATGTGCTAACTAAGCTTGTTTAGTTAGAATTTCAAATATTAACcgatttatttaataaattttatttttattaaatttctTGTGTCAACAAATGCCCCCACTTCAAGGTGCGCCGTAAATATATGGTTGTCACGTGCTGGAGGTGTGACTTGAAGTCGCTTTTTATGATACATTTCACGTGCTTTGTAATCACTttttagacaattttttttttttagtaataaAATACTTAATGTTATCCAACTGTCTATTTCTGTTAATGCAAGTACATGTGAGTACATTAAATACTATCTCTTAAATCCCCACTTGTCAACTTCAGATTCAATCAAAAGAAATAATGCCAGCAACGAATAATTTCTCTAGAATAATCCCCAAGTTTGTGGGCAAAGCAAAGACGTCACTCCGCAATTTTCTTTGAGGTTTTGACTTACCCATTTGCTCACCCTATACGTCAGCCCAGCCAAGCCCGGCCCACAACAGTAAACCCCTTCTCCACTCTTCTGGAGTATATATAGACCTCTCTGCCTTGCTAACCTCAACCATCTCTCTCACACTAACAAAGTACGGTACCTCTTCACTCTACGAAAATGGTGGCATCTCCAGACCAAGAACACCCCAAGAAGGCCTTTGGATGGGCTGCCAGGGACACATCTGGTGTTCTTTCCCCATTCAATTTCTCAAGAAGGTTTTACgcttttctaatattttttttctctttacgATCTCTGATTTTTCAACCAATTTTTGTGCTCTAACAattgaacctttttttttttcatttgttgcaGGGAAACTGGTGAGAAAGATGTGGCCTTTAAAGTGTTGTACTGTGGGATATGCCATTCTGACCTTCACATGGCCAAGAATGAATGGGGTTCTACTACCTACCCTGTGGTTCCTGGGTATGTACGTTCATATCAATATCTATATGCTTAAATCTTGTAACTCTTAAGAAATTCCATGAATTAGGGTTTAATACGAGGTTTTTCTGTGGATtaaaaaattgttattttgaTAGAAATGTCCAAAACTCTAGATTTTGGGTTGCTAGTGGTGGTTGTTATCAAACAGGGGAATACCAAATAATTGATAATTATTGTGTGCCCTTTCTTTCATTCTCAATAAATTAAATTTCATGGGTCCTGAACAATGTTTGGTGTCCgggagttttattttattttaagtgTTTGAAagtctgctgctgctgcttggGTCTCTTACAGCATATAATATTTAATTCTATTAGAAAAGTAAAAGTGTTATCTTCATTCCTTCAGGCACGTACAAAAGTTATTACATATATCAGGGCCATAAAGATTCTAGCCATAATAATCAGATACCCTTATTAGGAAAACCTATGTTAGCAACCACTTGAATTTGGGTTCATAGTAGAAAACCGCCCCCTGCAGGGTCATAGCTTTTTTTTATGAGCATCTTCGAGAGCTAATATTTGATTGCAGACTGCAAATTAGTGATCCACAAGAAATTTCATTTAGAAACATTTGGTTCTGTGAGTTCAAGGTTATGCTTTACTTCAATGGAGTTGCATCATTGGATTTAAAAGGTTTATAGTTACTGATGTCTGATGTAAAATGCAAGGATATGAAATTTCGATTCAAGCATCTTGTACGACTGTATAGCATTCTAATTGGGTAAAATCTTCATATGCTTGTAATAATCTCGATGGCACTACCACCATATTATGTAATTTAGCTCCACCTCTTGGTGTCTATAACTTTTTTAAACTGAACTGGTATAAATCTGGGATTACAAATGCAGGCATGAGATTGTTGGTGTAGTGACTGAGGTAGGGAGTAAAGTGCAGAACATCAAGGTTGGAGACAGGGTAGGTGTTGGATGCATGGTGGGATCTTGCCGATCTTGTGATAGTTGTGCCGACCACCTTGAAAACTACTGCCCCAAGATGATACTCACGTATGGTTCCAAGTACTTTGATGGAACCATGACGTACGGAGGTTACGCTGACATCATGGTGGCTGACGAGCAATTCATTGTTCGCATTCCCGAGAACCTCCCTCTTGATGGTGCTGCTCCTCTCCTATGTGCTGGCATTACAACTTACAGCCCCTTGAGACATTTTGGACTTGACAAACCTGGTATGCATGTGGGCGTGGTTGGTCTAGGTGGTCTAGGCCATGTGGCTGTGAAGTTTGCTAAGGCTCTAGGGGTTAAGGTTACAGTGATTAGTACCTCCCCTAAGAAGAAGGCAGAAGCTGTTGAACGACTCCATGCTGATTCATTTTTGGTCAGCAGTGACCAAAATGAGATGCAGGTGATTATTTGAGCTAGTTGCTTTCATGACTTTGAGTGGATTCTCATGCTTGTAGGGTGACCTAATGTTGTTTTTTGCTGTTTTTGTAGGCCGCCATGGGCACAATGGATGGGATCATTGACACGGTTTCTGCATTCCACCCTCTCGTGCCTTTGATTGGTTTGTTGAAGGCTCATGGAAAACTTGTGATGGTTGGTGCACCAGAGAAGCCTCTTGAGCTTCCAGTTTTTCCTCTGATCATGGGTAAGCAAATGAATCCCATTCTTGTGAAATTAATGGCTTTAAAAAAGTTGGCTTAATCTGTTGTCGTATCACATTCTTCTCATTCTTGCAATGGATTTGAATTGAATAATTTTGTAATACAaaccattttaattttttggtaATTACAGGAAGGAAGATTATAGGGGGTAGTTGTATTGGGGGTATGAAGGAGACACAGGAGATGATTGATTTTGCAGCCAAGCACAACATAACAGCTGACATTGAGGTTATCCCAATTGATTATCTGAACACTGCCATGGAGCGCCTTCTCAAAGCAGATGTCAGATACCGGTTTGTCATTGACATTGGAAACACATTGAAGGCCAGCTCCTGAACTTTACATTACAAACTGAGTCAGTGGTGGGATGAGAGTGGAAATTAAGGTTAATTTGCTGTCTCAATATTGTTGTCTACCATGTGTGTAGTGAAAATTATGCATATTTGCATATGCAATAGGCTGGACCTGGATTTTGAATAAATGGAACAATATGTTTCTCATTTTTGATAAGGAATAAAATATCTATCTGTTTATTTGAGAATGAATCCTTGATTTTTATTGTTTGCAACTCTTCTGCACACGGACCGAGTCAGGAGAAGATTTAGTTATATACTAGAAACTGCCAACACACTATTTGCATGGTGTGTGAGTTATAGATTAAGGCCGAAATTATGTGCATATATTTGTAGTGGGTTGTGGATCTTGAAGGAGCGGCAAAACAGTAAAATAACACAAATATTACAGTATACTATTAAAGGTTGAATTTGGACTTAATAAAATAGTGAATGAGATAAACTTCATAAAAGTCGAAATATTAATATGAAGAAATATGTATGCCTAAATACCTTATTCTTTGGGATCTGATGCTACACCACTGCTCAATACCTTAGGGGATCAACTTTATTACATAAGTTGATTCCTAACTTTTCCCTCATATCTTGACATAAGTAAGCAGTTCTTATTGTATCGGACCAAAACCTCGCGAATTGATCTTTATGGCGCTTCCTCTATCAATTAGATCATTTATCCATAGAATAAAGTATTTAGGCATACCTATTTCTTCATATTAATATTTCGAGTTTTATGAAGTTTATTTCCTCATGCACGGTTTTGAATGGGAGAAAGAAGTGAAGAATCCTCTTTTTGACTCTGACTCTCCCACTCCAGTTGTTGCTTTTCTTTCTGTTACTTCGAAAGTAGCTACTTCATATCTCTGTTCGTTCCGtttgaagaaaagaaggatCCCAAAGAATCGATCTTTCTTTTAGTTGTTGAATCTCTCTTTGATTGATCAATGTGTGAACTGAAGAATGACACACGAGTGACCAGTTCGATCGATTTCTTTATCTCCCAGTGAATCGTATGTTTGGAACAAGAGGGacataattttctcaatttcaatcaactAGGCATATTATGTCGATTCTTTTGAGTAATATATCTGGAAATGCCTGTTGATTCCTTATTAACACGATTTCGAACACAACTGGTACATTCCAAAATCATCGTTACTCAGACATCTTTACCCTTGGCCGTGAGCCTCCTTTGGGGGTGCCTTCGGGAACGTGGACACTGGTGGTGCATGTCTGTCGTCAGCTCGTGCCGTAAGGTGTTGGGTTAAGTCCCGCAACGAGCGCAACCCTCGTGTTTAGTTGCCACCGTTGAGTTTGGAACCCTGAGCAGACTGTCGGTGATAAGCCGGAGGAAGGTGAGGATGATCATAGTCATAATAAAACAACAA is a window from the Rosa chinensis cultivar Old Blush chromosome 2, RchiOBHm-V2, whole genome shotgun sequence genome containing:
- the LOC112187218 gene encoding probable mannitol dehydrogenase, which produces MVASPDQEHPKKAFGWAARDTSGVLSPFNFSRRETGEKDVAFKVLYCGICHSDLHMAKNEWGSTTYPVVPGHEIVGVVTEVGSKVQNIKVGDRVGVGCMVGSCRSCDSCADHLENYCPKMILTYGSKYFDGTMTYGGYADIMVADEQFIVRIPENLPLDGAAPLLCAGITTYSPLRHFGLDKPGMHVGVVGLGGLGHVAVKFAKALGVKVTVISTSPKKKAEAVERLHADSFLVSSDQNEMQAAMGTMDGIIDTVSAFHPLVPLIGLLKAHGKLVMVGAPEKPLELPVFPLIMGRKIIGGSCIGGMKETQEMIDFAAKHNITADIEVIPIDYLNTAMERLLKADVRYRFVIDIGNTLKASS